From the genome of Desulfovibrio sp. JY:
GCGGGGCCGAGGCCCGCGTCATGGGTTGGGTGCGCACCCGCCGTGACGCCAAGGGGTTTTCGTTCCTGGAAATAAACGACGGTTCCTGTTTGACCAACCTGCAAGTGATCGTGGATGCGGGCGTGCACGGCGCCGACGTCCTCAAGGATCTCGGCACGGGCGCGGCGGTGGCCGTGACCGGCGAGCTGGTTCCCTCGCCCGGCAAGGGGCAGCGCTTCGAGCTGCGGGCAACGGGCCTGGAACTGCTCGGCGCGGCCGATCCCGAAGCCTATCCGCTCCAGAAAAAACGCCACTCCGACGAATTCCTGCGCACCATCGCCCATTTGCGACCGCGCACCAACAAGTACGGGGCCATGCTGCGCCTGCGCTCGGCCCTGGGCCAGGCCGTGCACGCCTTTTTCGCCGCGCGCGGCTTCGCCTGGGTCCAGACGCCCATCATCACCGGTTCGGATTGCGAGGGCGCGGGCGAGATGTTCCGGGTCACGGCGCTTTCCGACGCCGAGGCCTGCCTGCCGTCCGGGGAACGGGCCAGCCGGGATTTTTTCGGCAAGGACGCCTACCTCACCGTTTCGGGTCAGCTTTCGGCCGAACCGCTCGCCCTGGCCCTGGGGCAAGTCTACACCTTTGGCCCCACCTTTCGGGCCGAGCACTCCGACACCTCGCGCCATGCCGCCGAATTCTGGATGCTCGAGCCTGAGATGGCCTTTGCCGACCTGGACGATGACATGGACCTGGGCGAGGCCCTGCTCAAGCATCTGGTCGGGGTGGCTGTAAACGACTGTGCCGAGGATTTCGGGCTGTTCGCCAAATACGTGGACCCGTCCCTGCCCGAAACGCTGGGGGCGATCCTCGAGAAGCCTTTCGTGCGCCTGCCCTACGCCGAGGCCGTGGATATTTTGTCCAGGGCGGAGGCCAAGTTCCAGTTTCCGGTCGGGTTCGGCTGCGATCTGCAAAGCGAGCACGAGCGGTACCTGACCGAGAAGCATTTCAAGCGGCCGGTGGTGGTCTACGACTATCCCAAGGAGATCAAGGCGTTTTACATGCGCCAAAATGACGACGGCCAAACGGTCGCGGCCATGGACGTGCTGGTTCCGGGTATCGGCGAGATTATCGGCGGCAGCGCCCGCGAGGAGCGCCTGGACGTGCTGACCGAGCGCATCCGCGAGTTGTCGCTGCCCATGGAGAGCTACTGGTGGTACCTGGACACGCGTCGTTTCGGTACCGTGCCCCATGCCGGTTTTGGGCTGGGCTTCGAGCGGCTGGTCATGCTCGTCACCGGCATCGGCAACATCCGCGACGTCATGGCCTTTGCCCGCACCTGGCGGCATCTGGAGTTTTAACGGTATGGCCGCGGCCCCGGGATGGCGGGGTCAGGCGGTCGCCATCTTGGCCGGCGCTTCGGGCCGGGCGGCGTCGCAACCGGGCAGGAGCACGTAAAAGACGCTGCCCTGGCCGGGCTGTGACTCCGCCCAGATCCGGCCGCCGTAATGGTGCACGATCTGCCGGCAGATGGCCAGGCCAAGCCCCGTTCCTTTGGTCGTTTCCCGCATGGTGTCGCCGCGGCCGACCTGATGGAACTTGCCGAAAATGGCTTCCAGTTCCTCGGCCGGAATCCCGATCCCGGAATCGGCGATGGCGAGCAAAAGCGACTCGCCTTCGCGCCGGACCGTCATGCACACCGTGCCTTCCCGGGTGAATTTCACCGCGTTTTGCAGCAAGTTGGTTGCGACCTGAATCAGCTGGTCCGGGTCCATGCAGACTTCCGGGACATCCTCATCCGCCTCGAGGACAAAGGAGAGTTCCGGCCGCTGGGCCAGGAGGCCTTTGATATTGCGGGCTGTTGTCCCGAGCACTTCCATGGGGTTGAAGCGCGTGTCGCGCCAGAGCATGTTGCCGGACTCGATGCGGTTGAGGTCCAGGACGTCGTTGATCAGGCGCGTGAGGCGCTCGGCCTCGCCGTAGACCACGCCCAGGTTGGCGGCGATGCGCCGGCCCCTAGCTTGCAAGGCCGGGGTGCCTTCGGCCAGAGGCAGGAACTGCTCGTTGAAATCGCGCCCTATCAACTTGGCGAAGCCCAGGATGGAGGTCAGGGGGGTGCGCAGTTCGTGGGACACCGTGGACAAGAAGGCCGACTTGAGGCGGTCGAGTTCGCTGAGGCGTATGTTGGCCTCGGCCAGTTCCAGTGCTTGCAGGCGCAGGTCGCGGGTGCGTTCCTCCACTTGGGCCTCGAGGCGCTGACGGCTTTCGGCCAACTCCTCCTCGATTTTTTTTCTGGCCGTGATGTCCGTGAACATGCCGAGCGCGCCGATGTAGTTGCCCGAGGCGTCGTAGAGGGGACTTGCCGACACCATGACCCAGAGCGATGCATCCGTAACGGTCCGGAGCTCGTGTTCGAACACCGGGCTTTGTCCCTGGCGCAGTTTTTCCAGATGCTCCCGGACAGTGACCAGGGATTTTCCCGTCAGGTAGGGATCCATCGGGCGGCCGGGCATTTCTTCCGGCGCGCAGCCGAGCATGGCGGCCATGCGACGGTTGACGAAGGCCGTCTTGTGGTCGGCATCGAGCACCCAGACCCCTTCGTTGGCGGTTTCCACGATGCGGCGGAATTTCTCCTCGCTCTCCCGCAAGGCCAGATTGGCCCGCTGCTTGTCCGTAATGTCCCGGATGACTTCGATGCCGCCGGTGATCCTGCCCGTCTCGTCGCGAAGGGCCACGGCCTTGGCCCAGATATGGCGGGGCCCCCGGGGCAGGGCCGCCACGGCGACCTCCGCGATGATGGAATCCACGCCCAAGTCCGCCACGGCGTAGCGTGCGTCCGGCTGGCCCACGGCGCCCCGGGCATAGTCGATCAAAAGGGGCGTCGGGGTTCCGTAAAAAGGCGTCCCGTATTCGAAATGCGATTTGCCGAGCATGTCCACGGCCGAGATGCCGGTGAGCTTTTCCATGGCCTTGTTCCAGAAAATCACGGAACCCTGCGCATCGACGACCATGGTCGGGTCGGGGAGGAACTCGATGATGTCGGCCAGGTTACGGTCGCGGATTTTGAGCCCCGCCTGGGCCTGGCGCAGATCGTCGATGAAAAGCGACTGCTGGTGGTTGGTCAGCGCCAGGGTGGAGAGATGTTCGGCAAAGCGGTGCAGGGCCGTACAGACCTTGGTGAACCGTTCCCGGGACATGTGGGGCACCTTTTGTAGTGCCTGGCGGAAGGCGTCCTCGTCGGCGCCGATTTCCCGGGCGTAGGCCATGGCGGCCGCGGCATCGAAGGATTCGTCGGCCACTTGGCCGATCAGCCAGGTGGCGATATGGCGCTGGCCGAAATAGATGGGGGTTGCCCCGTCGAGCAGCCCGCCGCTTAGGCAATTGGCCACAGCCGGGCCATGGAGGCAGGCCTGACCGAGGGTGACGTCCGAGCGGGTGCAGTTGGCGCGCCCTTTGGGCGTGCTGCGGATGCAATCACGGCAAAAGGTTGTGAAATTGCTTGGCTTGGTCAGGGGACGGCCGTCGGGAGTGGTGATGAGGGAGGCGACATCGGCGGCGGCGGCAAAGGCGTCCTGGATGCGCTGGATATCTTCCAGGGAAAAGATGTCCTCGAAACGAGGGACCCCGGGGGAGTTTTCCCGCCGGCCGAGCTCAGGGGCGTCGCTGCCTGCCTGCCGGCCATGTTGTTCCGGGGGCGTGTCGGTGGGTCTGTCGCGTTGCATATCCCCTCAAGAGCGTTCATGGTTTTTGCCACTATAAGCCAACGCGGTTTTTTTTTACAACAACTATTTCCGCAAGCGAGGGGGGGGGCGGCCTTCCGGGGAGGCCGGGAATAACGGGAGAGTCCAATGCGGTGTCCCGGCGCGTGCGCGCCGCAACACCGCAAAAAACAAGCCCCCGGGCCGTCGGGTCCAGGGGCTTGTTTGCACAGGGTGCGTGGAAAAGTTGGTGGTGGAGGCGGGGGGAATCGAACCCCCGTCCGAGAATGCTCCGCTCCTAGCGTCTACAGGCTTAGACCGAAAAACAATCTCGCCTCGGGCAGGCCTTCCGGCCGGGCCGCCTTCGGCCAGTCCGTCTGTTGTCTCGCGCGCCCCTCAACGGACGAAGGTTTGCGCCAGCCTGATGGGGGTTGGCGTCCCGGTTCAGCGTATCAGGCGTCAGCTGAGGGGACGCTGACTGTCATTAAGCAGCCAGAGCGTAATCGTAATCGTTGGCAGTTAACCAGTTGCCGCGTGTTTTACGAGGCCTCGCGGCACCTCGACCTGCAACCAGGGCTTCACTATCCCCGTCGAAACCAGGGCGCCCCCGTCGAAATTATATTGTAACGCATTGCGGCCGAAAGGCAAGGGGCACTTCGGCTAAAACATCTGGAGATGGCCTTGGTAGCCGCGCTCCTTCATGCAAGCCTCGGTGTCCTGCTTGCGCTGCCCGATGGGGCTGTCCGGAAAGGGCGGCGTGTTGACCTCAAGCGACGCCTTGCTGAAGCAATCGGAATAATCGTTTTCCACCGTGGCCTGCTCCACGCCCGGCTTGGAATAGGGGGCACGGGTGCAGCCGGCGACAAGGCCAAAAATGACAAGGAACGCCAAGATGGTGGGGCGCATAACGAGCCTCCTCGCGTCGACAGGGCAGAGAGCGACGCGGCGCATGAGAGTGACGAAAAGACGCTGTTGCGACGATATCCCGACGAACAGGCCCGAACCGCATGCCTTTTGGCTTACCGTGTGCCGCCGGTTTCGGGAAGCGTTTTTTCAGTCCGAGCCCCCGCAGACGCGCGTCGAACCCATCTGGAATACGGGCTTCGACCATCCTGCCTACCCCCTTTCGCGCGACACGTGGTCCAAGGCTTGGGCAGAAGCGCGCTTCGCGGCGGCTCCTTGGTCATGATGCCCGTCTTTTTCCAGCCGAATGCTCCGCCAGTGTCGCCAGGCCAATATCCTCGCAAGAAGGAAAGCGGAGAATCGCTTGCCGCTGTTGCGCCCGGGCAATGATACGGTTAGTGATTGTTACTTTTATCACAAAATGATGCACTAGCTTATCGTGGATTACACTTTACTTGTGACAATTTTCGCAAAAAAGTGATCTTTATGACGAGAATGACATCTTTTGCTTGCTATTCAGCTATGTGAAAAATAGAATAGTCACGCTTTTGAAAAAAATGTCTCTGTCGGGGCAACCCCGGGGAGACTCTTTAACACGAAAGGCGTTTCACTTTTGCACTGGAGATTATCATGCGGCGAATGAGTATAAAATGGTTGTTAATGACACTGGGTATAGCAAGCGTCATAGGTGCAGCGCTCACCATCTTTCTTCTCTATTTGCAGCAAGGAAGGATGTTCGGTTATTTGGAAAAAATCGGGAATGTTGACAGCCCGTTGCTCTTTCATCTCCAGGATGTTTATGCCCAGGGGCTGCAAACGGAACAGGCCACCCGCAATGTGATTCTCAATCCCAACGATCAAAAGGCCAAAGATAATTTCGCCGCTGCCGACAAAAAGTTCCGCAAAGCCCTCGCGGCGGCCGCTTCACTGGCCCGTGGGGACATGGCCCGACAACTCTCCGGTATTGAACCGCAATGGAACAAGAGTCACGACCTCAAGCTGCAATTGATGGAAATGGCCACCGCCGGCGATGTGAAGAAAGCCGTGACCATGCTCAACACCGAGGAAACGCCCTTGTGGCGGGCCATAAAGAATACGGTGCTTTCCCTCGTCAGCGTGCAGCAACGTGTCGCGGCGGACAACCTCAAGGCCATCGAGGCCGGAGAAACCTCCGTTTTTCATATGTTCCTGGGCATGGCCATTGTTTCGGTGATCCTGCTCATGGCGCTGATCGTCTTTTTGATTCGCGGCCTTGGCCGGGGCGCGGCGGCCATTATCGATTACGCCAAGACCATCGGAGGCGGGGATTTCAGCACCAAGCCGATCTCGGGCCTGCCCCGAGAGTTCGCCCAGATCGCCGCGTCCTTGCAGGAGATGGTCTGTTATCTGGAAACCTCGCTTGGGTATTACCAGGGCATCGTGCGCGGCATCGCAACGCCCTACGTCGTGGTGGACACCGAGGAAAAGCTGCAGCTTACCAACGACAGCCTCATGATGCTGATCGAGCAATCCGGCACTCCGCAGCAGCATTACGGGGAAAACGTGGCCGGCTTTTTTTACGGGGATTCCTCGCGCAAGACCGTACTCGCCACCGCCATGGCCGAGAACAAAAACATCCGCAAGGAAGTCGTGATGACCTCTCGCAAAGGAAATGCGCGCAATGTCCTTATTGACGCGTCCCCGCTTTACAACACCATCAACGGCCAATTGATGGGCTCGCTTTGCGTGTACCTGGACTTCACCGAACTGCGTCGGGGCGAGGCCGCCATGCAGGCCCAGTCCAACCGCATGCGCGAAACGGCCCGGGAAGCCCAGGCCATCGCCGACAGCCTGGCTCGGGAAATCGAGGATCTGACCCAGCGTGTGAACATGGTCGAAAGCGGCGCCATGCAGCAAAAGGACCGCATCGGCGAGACCGCCTCGGCCATGGACGCCATGGCCGAAGCCGTGACGGAAGTGGCGCAAAACGCCGCCGTCGCCGATTCCCTGGCCGAAGCGGCCAAGGAAAAGGCGGAGACCGGGGCCGGGATGGTGGCCGGTGTGGTGGAGGCCATCCGCAACGTCAACCGGCTTGCCGACGAACTGCGGCGGGACATGGACGAGCTTGGCGGGCAGGCCGAGGGCATCGGCAAGATCATGGGCGTCATCGCCGACATCGCCGACCAGACCAATCTGCTGGCGCTCAATGCCGCCATCGAGGCGGCCCGGGCCGGGGACGCCGGCCGGGGGTTCGCCGTGGTGGCCGACGAGGTGCGGAAGCTGGCCGAAAAAACCATGACCGCCACCAAGGATGTGGCCGGGTTTATCACCACCATGCAGCAAAGCACGCGCAAGAACATCGAAAAGACCGAACAGACCAGCCTCGCCATTCAGGACGGTACGAAAAAAGCCAACGATTCAGGTGAAATGTTGCAGGAGATCGTGGGCATCGTGGTCAAAACGTCCGACCAGATCCGCTCCATGGCCACCGCCGCCGAGGAGCAGTCCGCCACATCCGAGGAGATTCGCCGGGCCACGGAGGAGATCAACCGCATCGCCATCGATACCCTGGAGGCCATGGCCGCCTCGGCCAAGGCCGTGGCCGAACTGGGCGGACAGGCGCGGAGCCTGGAGACCGTGGTTTCGGGCCTGGAATCCGGCAAGGAAGCCATCGCGGCCTAGCGGGCGTTCGTTCGGGAAAGGAATCCGGAAGATGCTGCGAGAGGGGAAGCCTTTGAAAAGGGGCGTTGCCCCTCTTGCAGTTTCCCCTTTTCCTAGGCCAGCAAACCCACGAAGCGCCCCGTCACCTGGCGCAGGCGGCGGCTGAGGACCTGGCCCACGGCGAAAAGGACCTTGATGGCCAGTTGCGGCTGTTCGGCGGCCAGGGCGTCGAACTGCTCGCGGGTCAGGACCAGGAGGCGCACGTCGGTCTTGGCCACCACCGTGGCCGAACGCGGCTCGTTGTCGAAAAAGGCGATCTCCCCGATGACGGCGTCACGGCTCAGGTCGATGATGTGCCGTTCGGGCGCGCCGGTATCCTCTTTCTGGATGGTCACCACGCCCTCTTCCATGAAGGCCAGGGAATTGGCCTTGCGGCCTTCCTGAATAACGACCGTGCCGGCCGGAAAGGCGCTTTCCTGAAGGTAGGCGGCAAGGAGCCGGACTTCCTCGGCGGTGAAACCGGCCGCGAGTTTGAGGCTGCCGAGGTGCGTGGCGATGGTGGCGATTTCCGCTTCCCGTTGTCCCTGTTCCACATGGGCCTCCCCGACGGCCGCCATGCCGGCGACGTGTTTCGCGAGTTTTTGCCAGCCGTCCGCTGGGGCATCGTATACTCCTTTGCGGCAAGAAAAAAGGTCGAAAGGGCCGGTTGTGGTTCTTTACGCCGCTGGCATGCGACGATGGGGCTAGAGCGTGCACGGACTGTTACAACGCCGTCACATGGCGCAATCACGACCCGACCGGCTACCGCCGGTGAAAATGGGATAATACGGCATCAGGCGCTTGGCGAGACGGACTCTGTTATCGCGTTGTGACAGGGGGCGTTGTATTGTTGTGCCTTCGGTTGCCTCGGCGAACCTTCTCATGTACGGAGGGGAACCTATAACGGAGGATTCATGGTCAAGCGCATCGTCGGCTGGTTTTTGGTTTTCGTCTGCATGGTTTCCCTGGCCGGTTGCGGTGCGGCGCGGAAACGGCATCCGCTTATCGACCCCAATGCCCAGGAATTGTCCGTCATGGGCATGCGCAACGTGCGGGATTGGGGGGATGCGCTTTCGCCCATGCTCCAGAAAAGCCTCATTACGGGGGCGCGCCAATACGCCGCCTGGCGCAAGGCCAACAACCTTGGCCCGGAAAAGGATTTGTACCTGCTGGCCCTGTCCGGCGGTGGTGCGGACGGCGCTTTTGGCGCGGGTGTGTTGTGCGGCTGGACGGACAAGGGGGACCGGCCCGAATTTCGTGTGGTGACGGGCGTCTCCACGGGAGCTTTGTCCGCGCCGTTCGCCTTTTTGGGCAAAAAATACGACTCGGTTTTGCGCAAGCTGTATACCAATATCCAAACCAAGGATATTTTCTTTCTCAAAAGCATCTGGGACATCATCCGGGGTGATTCGGTGGCGGATACCGGACCGCTCAAGAAATTGGTCGAAACCGCTGTCACGCCGGAAATGATGGCCGAACTGGCCCGGGAACATGCCCGGGGCCGCCGGCTTTTCATCGCCACTACCAACCTGGACGCCCAGCGCAACGTGGTCTGGGATATCGGGGCCATCGCCTCCTCGGGCAATCCCAATGCCCTCGAGTTGATCCACAAGGTCCTGATCGCCTCGGCTTCCATTCCGGTGGCCTTCCCGCCGGTGTATATCCCGGTGGAGAAAAACGGCGAAACCTTCGACGAAATGCACGTGGACGGCGGGGTGATTTCGCAGTTCATCGTCTACGACGCGTATCTGCTGCCCAAGGAGATCGCGGAGGATACCCATGCCATGGCGGCCTACGATGCGCTGCACAAGCATGTCTGCATCATCGTCAACAACAAGCTCGGCCCGGTCAGCGAATCCGTACGGCCGCGCCTTGCCCCCATCGCGTTGCGTTCCATTTCCACGTTGATCAAGTCCCAGGCCAAGGGCTCGCTTGCCTACAGCTATCTGCTGACCAAGCGTGACGGTATGACGCTTGATTACATCGTCATTCCGGAAAATTTCGACAGCCCCAACAAGGAGCCCTTCGACCCTGCGGCCATGCGCAAGACCTTCGACATGGGCTATGCCCTGGGCAAGGAAGGCAAGGGCTGGCAATCCCTGCCCCCGGGCTACGTGGAGTAGCAGGGCGGCGCGCCTGGTCGATGCCTGAGGCGCTCATCGTTACAGACGGAAAAGGCCCGGAGGTTTGCCTCCGGGCCTTTTTTTGTCGGGGAGCAAAAAAGCTATGGCAAGTGTGGCTCAATCCCCGTCTTTCAGGCTGGAAGGGCCACAGCCGTCCCCGGATCATGGCGCAGGCCGGATTGCAACCGGCGTCGCGATGGTCGGCCGCGTTCCGGGCCGTATTCAGGGAGCGGGCTTGACGTCGCGGGTCACCGAGACGCCCGCCAGTTCGCGGTCCTTCGCGTCGAGGGCCGTCACCTTGACCTGCATCTTTTTCGGCATCTCCTTGGGGCAGGGCATCTGGTTCGGGCCGTAGAGCGACCCCTTGGGGACCATGGCCTGGGCTCCGTTGATGTACAGGCCCCTGTCGGTGGTCTGGAACCCGAAATCCTGGTTGAAGATTTCCGTCCCGAAATCGAAGTCCAGCACCTTCACATTGAGCTTCTTGGTCTTGGGCGGAACGCCGTGGATGCGCATCTCGGGCGAAACGTTCTGGCACATGTCCACCGCCTTGAAGCCGACATCCACGCCGAAGCCCTTGGCGAAATCCATGCCGTCGCTCGATTTGGGCGCGCAGCCCGCCATGATCGGCAACATCGTCAAGGCCGCAATGAGCAGCAGTCGCAACGGGTTCATGAAGTCTCCTTGTTGTCGTCGTTTTGGGCCTTCGACCGCGTCGTGGCAACGGATACGGCCAGGCCGGTCGTGGAGACGATAGCACGGGGCGGCGTGTTTTTGAACTCCGGAAACGGGGGCGTCGGGCCAAACCTTTTCGGCCCGCAAAAGAAAAAGCGGCCCAAGGGGGTGCCTTGAGCCGCGTTGTTGTCTGGTAGCGGAGGGAGGGAATTGAACCCCCGACACTGCGGATATGAGCCGCAGTAACCTTGCTTATTTCCCCAACAATGCTAGGTTCTATGCGGGTTGACTATTTTTCAACTACCATGGATTAAAGGATAATAGGGAATTTTGGGGAAGACTGAGAAAGGAACGGGGACCAAAAAATTTGGCCCACCTCACTGGAGGACGGTCGGCTGCGCCCGGACAACAACCTGGCAGAAAACGCTATCCGCCCCTTTGCCGTGGGTCGCAAGAACTGGCTCTTCTCAGGCCACCCACGCAGGGCCGACGCCTCGGCCACCCTGTACTCCCTCATCAAGACCACCAAGGCCAGCGACCTGGAGCCGTACCGTTATCTGCGTCACCTCTTCGAGCTCTTGCCTACGGCAACTTCCGACGCCCAGCGCAAGGCCCTTCTGCCACAGTATATCGATCCCAATAGCCTGATTATCCCTGCCTTAACTTCTGCCGTCTTCCGATTGCCCTGACAAGATGCGCCTTATTGAGCGCTTACGGGTCAAGCTTGACCGCGTCAGGCAAAGGGGGTGTTATATAAAAAACTTTTCGCTTTTCTGGACATCCCCAGGGAAGCGGTAGGCCAAGGAGGCGGACATGCCTGCGACCCCTCATGACGGCTACGGCCATACAGTGCCTCCCAGGAGTGGAGGAACGACTCTCGAATACACGTGCCCCATGCACCCGGAAGTGCGCCAGTCCGGCCCTGGGACCTGCCCCAAATGCGGTATGGCTTTGGAGCCGGTCCAGCCTGTCTCCGCGGAAGAGCCCGACCCGGAATACCACGACATGGCGCGTCGATTCGTGGTGGCGGCCATCCTGGCCGTTCCGGTCCTGGCACTGGCCATGGGCAACATGCTGCCGGGGCGCCCCATTGACAGGCTGCTGTCGCCACGGGTCCAGCAATGGTTGGAACTGGTCCTGGCCACGCCGGCCATCCTCTGGGCCGGCTGGCCCTTCTACCAACGGGCTTGGGATTCTCTCCTCCGTCGCAACCTCAACATGTTTACCCTGATCAGTCTGGGGGTGACGGCGGCGTACGGCTACAGCCTGGTGGCCCTGTTCTTTCCTGAGGTCTTTCCCCCCTCCATGCGCGTGAATGGTCTGGTGGAGGTGTATTTCGAGGCCGGGACGGTCATCGTGGCCCTGGTGCTCATGGGGCAAGTCCTGGAGCTTCGCGCCCGGCGTCGCACGGGTTCGGCAATGCGCGCTCTGCTTGAACTGGCCCCGGCCACGGCCCGGCGCATTGGCTCGGACGGCTCCGAAGAGGAGGTCCTTCTGGAGATGGTGGCTGCGGGCGACCAGCTGCGGGTCCGGCCCGGGGAAAAGGTGCCGGTGGATGGGGTCGTTCTCGAAGGCAAGAGCCAGGTGGACGAGTCCATGATCACCGGCGAACCTGTTCCCGTGGCCAAGGCCCCCGGGGATGCACTGGTGGGGGCCACGGTCAACGGCACCGGCAGCCTGGTCATGGAGGCCCGCAAGGTTGGATCGGAAACGCTGCTGGCTCGGATCGTTGCCATGGTCTCCGAGGCCCAGCGCAGCCGGGCGCCGATCCAGAACCTGGCCGATGCCGTGTCCGGCTATTTCGTGCCCACGGTCATCGGCGTGGCCGTACTGGCGTTTGTCGCCTGGATGCTTTGGGGCCCGGACCCCAGGTTGTCCCATGCCCTGGTGGCGGCGGTGTCCGTGCTCATCATCGCCTGTCCCTGCGCCCTGGGCCTGGCCACGCCGGTGTCCATCATGGTGGCCACGGGCAAGGGGGCCAGCCTGGGGGTGCTTTTCCGAGACGCAACCGCCATCGAAACCCTGCGAAAAGTCGATGTTCTGGTGGTGGATAAAACCGGAACCCTGACCGAGGGCAAACCCAGGCTGACGGAAGTTATCCCGACCGGGAATCGGGAGGAAGCGGATCTGCTTCGTTTTGCCGCCAGCTTGGAGCGCGGCAGCGAACACCCGCTCGCCGAGGCCGTGCTCGCCGGGGCCAAAGAGCGTGGCGTGACCCTGGCCGAGATGCGGGACTGGGAGTATCGGATCGGGATGGGCGTGACCGGGGTGGTCGAGGACAAGCGGGTGGCCCTGGGCAACCAGGCCCTGCTCGCGGAATTAGGTGTGGACGCCTCCAGTCTGGAAGGAAAAGCGGAATACTTGCGTACCCAAGGCCGCACTGTGGTCTATTTGGTGGCGGACAAGGAACTGGTCGGGCTTTTGGGTGTGGCCGATCCCGTCAAGACGACGTCGGCCGAGGCCGTGCGGGACTTAACCATAGCGGGGGTGCGCGTATTCATGCTCACGGGCGACACCCAGGCAACGGCCAAGGCAGTGGCGAATCAGCTCGGGATCAAGGACGTCCTGGCCGGGGTGCTTCCCGGGCAAAAGGCCGACAAAGTCCGGGAGCTCATGGCCCAGGGGCACATGGTGGCCATGGCCGGCGATGGC
Proteins encoded in this window:
- the asnS gene encoding asparagine--tRNA ligase, producing MSMRRTTVQAALQGVGSGAEARVMGWVRTRRDAKGFSFLEINDGSCLTNLQVIVDAGVHGADVLKDLGTGAAVAVTGELVPSPGKGQRFELRATGLELLGAADPEAYPLQKKRHSDEFLRTIAHLRPRTNKYGAMLRLRSALGQAVHAFFAARGFAWVQTPIITGSDCEGAGEMFRVTALSDAEACLPSGERASRDFFGKDAYLTVSGQLSAEPLALALGQVYTFGPTFRAEHSDTSRHAAEFWMLEPEMAFADLDDDMDLGEALLKHLVGVAVNDCAEDFGLFAKYVDPSLPETLGAILEKPFVRLPYAEAVDILSRAEAKFQFPVGFGCDLQSEHERYLTEKHFKRPVVVYDYPKEIKAFYMRQNDDGQTVAAMDVLVPGIGEIIGGSAREERLDVLTERIRELSLPMESYWWYLDTRRFGTVPHAGFGLGFERLVMLVTGIGNIRDVMAFARTWRHLEF
- a CDS encoding PocR ligand-binding domain-containing protein; the encoded protein is MQRDRPTDTPPEQHGRQAGSDAPELGRRENSPGVPRFEDIFSLEDIQRIQDAFAAAADVASLITTPDGRPLTKPSNFTTFCRDCIRSTPKGRANCTRSDVTLGQACLHGPAVANCLSGGLLDGATPIYFGQRHIATWLIGQVADESFDAAAAMAYAREIGADEDAFRQALQKVPHMSRERFTKVCTALHRFAEHLSTLALTNHQQSLFIDDLRQAQAGLKIRDRNLADIIEFLPDPTMVVDAQGSVIFWNKAMEKLTGISAVDMLGKSHFEYGTPFYGTPTPLLIDYARGAVGQPDARYAVADLGVDSIIAEVAVAALPRGPRHIWAKAVALRDETGRITGGIEVIRDITDKQRANLALRESEEKFRRIVETANEGVWVLDADHKTAFVNRRMAAMLGCAPEEMPGRPMDPYLTGKSLVTVREHLEKLRQGQSPVFEHELRTVTDASLWVMVSASPLYDASGNYIGALGMFTDITARKKIEEELAESRQRLEAQVEERTRDLRLQALELAEANIRLSELDRLKSAFLSTVSHELRTPLTSILGFAKLIGRDFNEQFLPLAEGTPALQARGRRIAANLGVVYGEAERLTRLINDVLDLNRIESGNMLWRDTRFNPMEVLGTTARNIKGLLAQRPELSFVLEADEDVPEVCMDPDQLIQVATNLLQNAVKFTREGTVCMTVRREGESLLLAIADSGIGIPAEELEAIFGKFHQVGRGDTMRETTKGTGLGLAICRQIVHHYGGRIWAESQPGQGSVFYVLLPGCDAARPEAPAKMATA
- a CDS encoding methyl-accepting chemotaxis protein — protein: MRRMSIKWLLMTLGIASVIGAALTIFLLYLQQGRMFGYLEKIGNVDSPLLFHLQDVYAQGLQTEQATRNVILNPNDQKAKDNFAAADKKFRKALAAAASLARGDMARQLSGIEPQWNKSHDLKLQLMEMATAGDVKKAVTMLNTEETPLWRAIKNTVLSLVSVQQRVAADNLKAIEAGETSVFHMFLGMAIVSVILLMALIVFLIRGLGRGAAAIIDYAKTIGGGDFSTKPISGLPREFAQIAASLQEMVCYLETSLGYYQGIVRGIATPYVVVDTEEKLQLTNDSLMMLIEQSGTPQQHYGENVAGFFYGDSSRKTVLATAMAENKNIRKEVVMTSRKGNARNVLIDASPLYNTINGQLMGSLCVYLDFTELRRGEAAMQAQSNRMRETAREAQAIADSLAREIEDLTQRVNMVESGAMQQKDRIGETASAMDAMAEAVTEVAQNAAVADSLAEAAKEKAETGAGMVAGVVEAIRNVNRLADELRRDMDELGGQAEGIGKIMGVIADIADQTNLLALNAAIEAARAGDAGRGFAVVADEVRKLAEKTMTATKDVAGFITTMQQSTRKNIEKTEQTSLAIQDGTKKANDSGEMLQEIVGIVVKTSDQIRSMATAAEEQSATSEEIRRATEEINRIAIDTLEAMAASAKAVAELGGQARSLETVVSGLESGKEAIAA
- a CDS encoding cyclic nucleotide-binding domain-containing protein, with the protein product MEQGQREAEIATIATHLGSLKLAAGFTAEEVRLLAAYLQESAFPAGTVVIQEGRKANSLAFMEEGVVTIQKEDTGAPERHIIDLSRDAVIGEIAFFDNEPRSATVVAKTDVRLLVLTREQFDALAAEQPQLAIKVLFAVGQVLSRRLRQVTGRFVGLLA
- a CDS encoding patatin-like phospholipase family protein, encoding MVKRIVGWFLVFVCMVSLAGCGAARKRHPLIDPNAQELSVMGMRNVRDWGDALSPMLQKSLITGARQYAAWRKANNLGPEKDLYLLALSGGGADGAFGAGVLCGWTDKGDRPEFRVVTGVSTGALSAPFAFLGKKYDSVLRKLYTNIQTKDIFFLKSIWDIIRGDSVADTGPLKKLVETAVTPEMMAELAREHARGRRLFIATTNLDAQRNVVWDIGAIASSGNPNALELIHKVLIASASIPVAFPPVYIPVEKNGETFDEMHVDGGVISQFIVYDAYLLPKEIAEDTHAMAAYDALHKHVCIIVNNKLGPVSESVRPRLAPIALRSISTLIKSQAKGSLAYSYLLTKRDGMTLDYIVIPENFDSPNKEPFDPAAMRKTFDMGYALGKEGKGWQSLPPGYVE